The Eriocheir sinensis breed Jianghai 21 chromosome 49, ASM2467909v1, whole genome shotgun sequence genome has a segment encoding these proteins:
- the LOC126981634 gene encoding uncharacterized protein DDB_G0290685-like, which yields MSHHAQSLLPLLLAFLLAPCCPARPTVGDDSSNEKGLQGRGAGGLDPFCGAPNGLFPHEWHCGQFISCANGLGCLLECPRGTLFHRGLKICSRARCPPPGHPSTSVQSSATKGGSVPTAPHTASHVPPSLPLPSPSPPGPPAPPSPPGPSPAPPTPSPYLPTPLPPQSYPSPPTPAPAPSCTHTLTHTLDTLHNQDSRVNQGSRVNQGSRVNQGSRVNLGSQDNQGSRVNQGSRVNQECLDNQGSRVNQECLDRHLTPAGHSLCLVSRVSQEHRVNQEHRVNQGHRVNQEHRVNQGHRVNQEHRVNQEHRVNQEHRVNQEHRVNQGHRVNQGHRVNQGHRVNQEHRVNQGHRVNQEHRVNQEHRVNQGHRVNPEHRVNQEHRVNQEHRVNQEHRVNQEHRVNQGHRVNQEHRVNQEHRVNQECLDRHLTPDGHSLCLVSRVNQEHRVNQGHRVNQGHRVNQGHQVNQGSQDNQGHRVNQGHQVNQGSQDNQGHRVNQGHQVNQGSQDNQEHRVNQEHRVNQDSQDNQGHRVNQEHRVNQGHRVNQEHRVNQGSQDNQGHRVNQEHRVNQGHRVNQGSQDNQEHRVNQGSQDNQEHRVNQGNLDNQEHRVNQGSQDNQEHRVNQGSQDNQEHRVNQGSQDNQEHRVNQGSQDNQGHRVNQGHRVNQGSQDNQEHRVNQGSQDNQEHRVNQGSQDNQGHRVNQGSQDNQGHRVNQGSQDNQGHRVNQGHRDNQEHRVNQGSQDNQEHRVNQGSQDNQEHRVNQGSQDNQGHRVNQGSQDNQEHRVNQGHRVNQGSQDNQEHRVNQGSQDNQEHRVNQGHRVNQGSQDNQEHRVNQGHRVNQGSRDNQEHRVNQGHRVNQGSQDNQEHRVNQGHRVNQGSQDNQEHRVNQGHRVNQEHRVNQEHRVNQGHRVNQGSQDNQEHRVNQGRRVSQDNQDNQECLDRHLTPDGHSLCLVSRVNQVNRVNQGSRVNQESRVDQVNRVNQVNRVNQESQVNQENQEGLVNQVNRVNQESRVDQECLDRHLTPAGHSLCLVSRVNQESQVNQENQEGLVNQVNQAVP from the exons ATGTCCCACCACGCCCAAAGCCTTCTGCCCCTCCTGCTGGCCTttctgctggctccctgctgccCGGCAAGACCCACGGTAGGAG ATGACTCCAGCAACGAAAAAGGACtgcaggggcggggggcgggggggctggACCCCTTCTGCGGCGCCCCCAATGGCCTGTTCCCCCATGAATGGCACTGCGGCCAGTTCATCTCGTGCGCTAACGGCCTGGGCTGCCTGCTCGAGTGCCCCAGGGGAACACTCTTCCACCGGGGGCTGAAGATCTGC AGCAGGGCGCGATGCCCCCCACCTGGCCACCCCTCGACAAGTGTTCAGAGCTCAGCCACCAAGGGGGGCAGCGTCCCCACAGCCCCCCACACAGCATCACACGTCCCCCCATCACTGCcgctcccatcaccatcacccccaggcccccccgcccccccatcaccaccaggcCCTTCACCCGCCCCCCCTACCCCATCACCTTACCTCCCCACACCACTCCCGCCCCAATCCTACCCATCACCCCCTACCCCTGCACCTGCCCCATCGTGtacccacaccctcacccacaccctgGACACCCTGCACAACCAGGACAGCCGGGTCAACCAGGGCAGCCGGGTCAACCAGGGCAGCCGGGTCAACCAGGGCAGCCGGGTCAACCTGGGCAGCCAGGACAACCAGGGCAGCCGGGTCAACCAGGGCAGCCGGGTCAACCAGGAATGCCTGGACAACCAGGGCAGCCGGGTCAACCAGGAATGCCTGGACAGACACCTCACCCCGGCTGGCCATTCCCTCTGCCTGGTCAGCCGGGTCAGCCAGGAACACCGGGTCAACCAGGAACACCGGGTCAACCAGGGACACCGGGTCAACCAGGAACACCGGGTCAACCAGGGACACCGGGTCAACCAGGAACACCGGGTCAACCAGGAACACCGGGTCAACCAGGAACACCGGGTCAACCAGGAACACCGGGTCAACCAGGGACACCGGGTCAACCAGGGACACCGGGTCAACCAGGGACACCGGGTCAACCAGGAACACCGGGTCAACCAGGGACACCGGGTCAACCAGGAACACCGGGTCAACCAGGAACACCGGGTCAACCAGGGACACCGGGTCAACCCGGAACACCGGGTCAACCAGGAACACCGGGTCAACCAGGAACACCGGGTCAACCAGGAACACCGGGTCAACCAGGAACACCGGGTCAACCAGGGACACCGGGTCAACCAGGAACACCGGGTCAACCAGGAACACCGGGTCAACCAGGAATGCCTGGACAGACACCTCACCCCGGATGGCCATTCCCTCTGCCTGGTCAGCCGGGTCAACCAGGAACACCGGGTCAACCAGGGACACCGGGTCAACCAGGGACACCGGGTCAACCAGGGACACCAGGTCAACCAGGGCAGCCAGGACAACCAGGGACACCGGGTCAACCAGGGACACCAGGTCAACCAGGGCAGCCAGGACAACCAGGGACACCGGGTCAACCAGGGACACCAGGTCAACCAGGGCAGCCAGGACAACCAGGAACACCGGGTCAACCAGGAACACCGGGTCAACCAGGACAGCCAGGACAACCAGGGACACCGGGTCAACCAGGAACACCGGGTCAACCAGGGACACCGGGTCAACCAGGAACACCGGGTCAACCAGGGCAGCCAGGACAACCAGGGACACCGGGTCAACCAGGAACACCGGGTCAACCAGGGACACCGGGTCAACCAGGGCAGCCAGGACAACCAGGAACACCGGGTCAACCAGGGCAGCCAGGACAACCAGGAACACCGGGTCAACCAGGGCAACCTGGACAACCAGGAACACCGGGTCAACCAGGGCAGCCAGGACAACCAGGAACACCGGGTCAACCAGGGCAGCCAGGACAACCAGGAACACCGGGTCAACCAGGGCAGCCAGGACAACCAGGAACACCGGGTCAACCAGGGCAGCCAGGACAACCAGGGACACCGGGTCAACCAGGGACACCGGGTCAACCAGGGCAGCCAGGACAACCAGGAACACCGGGTCAACCAGGGCAGCCAGGACAACCAGGAACACCGGGTCAACCAGGGCAGCCAGGACAACCAGGGACACCGGGTCAACCAGGGCAGCCAGGACAACCAGGGACACCGGGTCAACCAGGGCAGCCAGGACAACCAGGGACACCGGGTCAACCAGGGACACCGG GACAACCAGGAACACCGGGTCAACCAGGGCAGCCAGGACAACCAGGAACACCGGGTCAACCAGGGCAGCCAGGACAACCAGGAACACCGGGTCAACCAGGGCAGCCAGGACAACCAGGGACACCGGGTCAACCAGGGCAGCCAGGACAACCAGGAACACCGGGTCAACCAGGGACACCGGGTCAACCAGGGCAGCCAGGACAACCAGGAACACCGGGTCAACCAGGGCAGCCAGGACAACCAGGAACACCGGGTCAACCAGGGACACCGGGTCAACCAGGGCAGCCAGGACAACCAGGAACACCGGGTCAACCAGGGACACCGGGTCAACCAGGGCAGCCGG GACAACCAGGAACACCGGGTCAACCAGGGACACCGGGTCAACCAGGGCAGCCAGGACAACCAGGAACACCGGGTCAACCAGGGACACCGGGTCAACCAGGGCAGCCAGGACAACCAGGAACACCGGGTCAACCAGGGACACCGGGTCAACCAGGAACACCGGGTCAACCAGGAACACCGGGTCAACCAGGGACACCGGGTCAACCAGGGCAGCCAGGACAACCAGGAACACCGGGTCAACCAGGGACGCCGGGTCAGCCAGGACAACCAGGACAACCAGGAATGCCTGGACAGACACCTCACCCCGGATGGCCATTCCCTCTGCCTGGTCAGCCGGGTCAACCAGGTCAACCGGGTCAACCAGGGGAGCCGGGTCAACCAGGAAAGCCGGGTCGACCAGGTCAACCGGGTCAACCAGGTCAACCGGGTCAACCAGGAAAGCCAGGTCAACCAGGAAAACCAGGAAGGCCTGGTCAACCAGGTCAACCGGGTCAACCAGGAAAGCCGGGTCGACCAGGAATGCCTGGACAGACACCTCACCCCGGCTGGCCATTCCCTCTGCCTGGTCAGCCGGGTCAACCAGGAAAGCCAGGTCAACCAGGAAAACCAGGAAGGCCTGGTCAACCAGGTCAACCAGGCAGTCCCATAG
- the LOC126981841 gene encoding dual oxidase maturation factor 1-like, with protein sequence MASFETKPTTTTADEEEGWSSGLFSAFRNKPFPSIFPPHATPVTCDVLYVGMMCGFIVIFVSFLSIFPTFMGAKDKAKVFSRVVCGLTLGTVIMACNFGQEWEIGSIRTHTPYRAGSGQGIYADVGLRLGLRSVNITLKAVEAPRGHLAGEKINYNERFSWAWGQGNPGFGPQAGAIQRAYRAAQVRGAPLPILWVAEYFTIDGEGLRFGRHYRLAGWYAHICVWTAFPLWILTLILFKMVVRLGAQALTLTGTMLTCASLIWAFNRNPIELQIPFEAGILKTHFGIHWYLSLVVGVLCMVSGMTIYLIDYHFPGTLSSVFGNNPLSIVEQETTEEEQPQASDEPGTSKRMSMQAAGRCVVTTLRLVGSKRQLKRVTDYPQDLRASQSTDSLARVEEDDDDEEGTETQTEGEPLRPVQSLLTCPASYKHGEVMIHLDDEGTTASTSQPTTGNDNPAYDGGDGDGDKVVLRK encoded by the exons ATGGCGAGTTTCGAG accaaacccaccaccacaaccgcagacgaggaggaggggtggagcaGCGGCCTCTTCTCAGCCTTCCGCAACAAGCCCTTCCCGTCCATCTTTCCGCCCCATGCCACACCTGTCACCTGCGATGTTCTCTACGTGGGAATGATGTGCGGCTTCATCGtcatcttcgtctccttcctcagCATCTTCCCCACGTTCATGGGCGCGAAGGac AAGGCGAAGGTGTTTTCAAGGGTCGTCTGTGGCCTGACTCTTGGCACGGTGATCATGG cctGCAATTTCGGCCAGGAGTGGGAGATCGGCTCTATAAGGACCCACACACCGTATCGAGCAGGCAGCGGGCAGGGGATTTACGCTGACGTGGGCCTGCGTCTGGGCCTCCGATCCGTCAATATTACGCTCAAAG CTGTGGAGGCGCCGCGTGGCCACCTGGCGGGCGAGAAGATCAACTACAATGAGCGGTTCTCCTGGGCGTGGGGACAAGGCAACCCCGGCTTCGGCCCCCaag CGGGGGCCATCCAGCGGGCGTACAGGGCGGCCCAGGTGAGGGGCGCACCGCTGCCTATCCTGTGGGTTGCGGAGTACTTCACCATAGACGGGGAAGGACTCAGGTTTGGCAGGCACTACAGATTGGCTGGCTGGTACGCCCATATATGTGtctg GACCGCCTTCCCGCTGTGGATTCTGACGCTGATCCTATTCAAGATGGTGGTGAGGCTCGGCGCGCAGGCCCTCACGCTGACAGGGACAATGCTCACCTGTGCCTCGCTCATCTGGGCCTTCAACAGGAACCCCATTGAGCTGCAGATCCCGTTCGAGGCCGGAATACTAAAAACGCACTTCGGGATCCACTGGTACCTCTCGCTTGTTGTGG GTGTGTTGTGCATGGTATCAGGTATGACGATCTACCTGATTGATTACCACTTCCCAGGTACGCTGAGCTCGGTTTTCGGCAACAACCCGCTCAGCATTGTGGAGCAGGAGACGACAG AGGAGGAACAACCCCAGGCGAGTGATGAGCCGGGGACGAGCAAGAGGATGAGCATGCAAGCGGCTGGG CGGTGCGTGGTCACTACCCTGAGGCTCGTGGGCAGCAAGAGGCAGCTGAAGAGGGTGACCGACTACCCACAGGACTTGCGAG CATCTCAGAGTACCGACAGTCTG GCCAGAGttgaggaagacgacgacgacgaagaagggacagaaacacaaacagaagGAGAGCCACTACGGCCTGTCCAATCCCTCCTCACCTGCCCGGCCTCGTACAAACACGGAGAGGTAATGATACACCTGGACGACGAGGGTACCACCGCCTCTACCTCACAACCCACCACGGGCAACGACAACCCAGcctatgatggtggtgatggtgatggtgataaggtTGTTTTGCGGAAGTAG